CATGAAGGTCATGCTGCAGAGCCGCGCCACCCCGGCCGATGAGGTCTACAAGCGCATCGACTCCAACCTCAAGCCCCTGCTCGACAAGGGTGTCTTCACCCAGGCCGAGGCCGAGGAGATCAAGAGCCGCATCCACCCCATCAACAACATGGCCGAGGCCGTGAAGGATGCCGACTTCGTGATCGAGTGCGTGGCCGAGGACATGGAGATCAAGCAGAACCTGTTCCGCGATCTCGAGGCCCTTACCAGCCGTGAGTGCGTCTACGCCACCAACACCTCCGTGATGAGTCCCACCGAGATCGCCCAGAAGATGGTCCACAAGGACCGTCTGGTCGGTGCCCACTTCTGGAATCCCCCCTACCTGATCCCCCTCGTCGAGGTGGTGAAGGCCGCTGAGACCTCCGAAGACGTCATGGACTACTCCATGGAGATCTTCCGGAAGATCGAGAAGCGCCCCATCCGTGTGAACAAGGACGTCCCCGGCTTCGTGGCCAACCGTCTGCAGCACGCCCTGTGGCGCGAGGCCATCTCCATCGTGGAGCGCGGCATCGCCGACGCCGCCACCGTGGACGAGGCCATCAAGAGCAGCTTTGGCATGCGCCTGCCCCAGCTCTCCCCCATGGAGAACTCGGACATGGTCGGCCTGGACCTGACCCTCCAGATCCACAGCTACATCCTGAAGTACATCGAGAACTCCACCGAGCCCTCCCCCCTCCTCAAGGAGAAGGTCGAGAAGGGCGAGTTGGGCTTCAAGGCCGCCGGCAACGGCTGGCAGCAGTGGACTCCTGAGACCATGGCCGCCTCGAAGAAGAACCTTTCCGAATACCTGATCAAAGTGATCTACGGCAAGTAACGCCTAAGACTCATTCTCAATCCAAAACCTCATCATTGACACTGGAGGCCCCCATGGGGAAGAAAGTTTTTGTTGACCTCAGCCACCCCTTCTTCGGCGATATGCCTCTCTGGCCCTACTTCGCCAAGCCCGAGATTGCCCCCATGCACAGCATGGCCAAGGCCGGCGTGCTCACCCAGATGATCAAGTGCACCATGCACACCGGCACCCACGCCGATGCCCCCCGCCACGTCATGGAGAAGATGTTCGACGGCCGTCGCGCCCTCTACTCCCATGAGCTGGCTGTGGATGCCTACGCCGGCGACGCCGTCTGCCTCGACCTCCGCGTTCCCGACTGGGAGCTCATCATGCCCAAGCACCTCGAGGAGGCCGTCGAGCGCGCCGGCATGAAGACCTCTGAGCTGAAGGGCATGGTGCTCTGCCTCAACACCGGCATGCACCGTCGCTTCGATGACAGCAAGGACTACTACCACTACTCCCTCGGCTGCGGCTTCGACGCCGGCATGTGGTTCGTCAAGCAGGGTGTCAAGTGCGTGGCCCTGGACCAGCAGGCCCTGGATCACCCCCTCCACACCTCCATCGGCAACAACGGCACCCGCATGAAGCTCGAAGGCTACTCCGGCCGCAGCGTCATCGAGGAGTTCATCGAGAAGTTCGGTGAGGAGTACTACGCCGAATTCGACAAGGACACCTACATCAAGATCCACGGCAAGGCCGCCTACGATGCCAAGTTCGGCATCCTGGAGAACATCGGCTGCTACGGCACCTGGGAGCCCTGCCACAAGCTTATGCTTGGCCACGGCATCACCGGCGTCGAAAACCTCGGCGGCGACCTGGACAAGGTCAAGAACAAGCGCTTCCGCTTCCTGGCCTTCCCCATCCGCTGGCACCTGGGTGACGGCTCCATGGTTCGCTGCGTCGCCGAGATCGACGAGGACGACATCGTCCCCAACGTCGAGCCCCGGATCTACAAGTACGGCGCCATGTAAGGCGGAGCACGTACTCAAGTGAGCCCCACGGAAATGGAGATCCTCCCGCGACGTCCTCGGACGCCCGGAGAGGGTCTCCATTCCTTTTTGCAGTGCACCCCTGCACCATTCCTGAAGGGAAAAAGGAAATGAAAGAAGTTGTAATCGTCAGCGCCGTCCGCACCGCCGTGGGTTCCTTCAATGGCACCCTGGCTGGCATCCCCGCCGCCGAACTCGGTGCCATCGCCGTCGCCGAGGCTGTCAAGCGTGCCGGCATCGATCCCGCTCAGGTCGATGAGCTCCTCTGTGGCAATGTCATCGCCGCGGGCCTGGGCCAGAACGTCGCCCGCCAGGTCTCCATCAAGGCCGGCCTGCCCCAGGAAGTCAGCTCCATGTCCCTGAACAAGGTGTGCGGCTCCGGTCTGCGTGCCATCAGCCTCGCCGCCCAGATCATCAAGGCCGGCGATGCCGACATCATCGTCGCCGGTGGCGCCGAGAACATGAGCCAGGGCCCCTACGTCCTCCCCAAGGCCCGCTTCGGCTACCGCATGGGCAACGCCACCATGATCGATGCCATGGTGAATGACGGCCTGACCGATGCCTTCAGCGGCGTCCACATGGGCATCACCGCTGAGAACATCGCTGCCAAGTGGGGCCTGACCCGCGAGGAGCAGGATCAGTTCGCCGTCCGCAGCCAGAACCGCGCCGAAGCCGCCATCAAGGCCGGCAAGTTCAAGGACGAGATCGTCCCCGTCATGATCCCCCAGAAGAAGGGCGATCCCATCGCCTTCGACACCGACGAGTTCGTCCGCACCGGTGCCACCTATGAGTCCATGGCCAAGCTGAAGCCCGCCTTCAAGAAGGACGGCACGGTCACCGCCGCCAACGCCTCCGGCATCAACGACGGCGCCGCCTTCATGGTGGTCATGTCCGCTGACAAGGCCAAGGAACTGGGCATCAAGCCCCTGGCCAAGATCGTGTCCTACGCCTCCGCCGGCCTGGACCCCCAGATCATGGGCTACGGCCCCGTCCCCTCCTCCAAGAAGGCCCT
The sequence above is drawn from the uncultured Holophaga sp. genome and encodes:
- a CDS encoding acetyl-CoA C-acetyltransferase; translation: MKEVVIVSAVRTAVGSFNGTLAGIPAAELGAIAVAEAVKRAGIDPAQVDELLCGNVIAAGLGQNVARQVSIKAGLPQEVSSMSLNKVCGSGLRAISLAAQIIKAGDADIIVAGGAENMSQGPYVLPKARFGYRMGNATMIDAMVNDGLTDAFSGVHMGITAENIAAKWGLTREEQDQFAVRSQNRAEAAIKAGKFKDEIVPVMIPQKKGDPIAFDTDEFVRTGATYESMAKLKPAFKKDGTVTAANASGINDGAAFMVVMSADKAKELGIKPLAKIVSYASAGLDPQIMGYGPVPSSKKALDKMGIKAADLDLVEANEAFASQSLAVCKDLGLDPEKTNVNGGAIAIGHPVGASGARIAVTLLHELRRRKGKLGLATLCIGGGLGTALVIEACY
- a CDS encoding 3-hydroxyacyl-CoA dehydrogenase NAD-binding domain-containing protein — encoded protein: MRSFKNIAVIGAGLMGCGLAQAFAYCKDMKVMLQSRATPADEVYKRIDSNLKPLLDKGVFTQAEAEEIKSRIHPINNMAEAVKDADFVIECVAEDMEIKQNLFRDLEALTSRECVYATNTSVMSPTEIAQKMVHKDRLVGAHFWNPPYLIPLVEVVKAAETSEDVMDYSMEIFRKIEKRPIRVNKDVPGFVANRLQHALWREAISIVERGIADAATVDEAIKSSFGMRLPQLSPMENSDMVGLDLTLQIHSYILKYIENSTEPSPLLKEKVEKGELGFKAAGNGWQQWTPETMAASKKNLSEYLIKVIYGK
- a CDS encoding cyclase family protein: MGKKVFVDLSHPFFGDMPLWPYFAKPEIAPMHSMAKAGVLTQMIKCTMHTGTHADAPRHVMEKMFDGRRALYSHELAVDAYAGDAVCLDLRVPDWELIMPKHLEEAVERAGMKTSELKGMVLCLNTGMHRRFDDSKDYYHYSLGCGFDAGMWFVKQGVKCVALDQQALDHPLHTSIGNNGTRMKLEGYSGRSVIEEFIEKFGEEYYAEFDKDTYIKIHGKAAYDAKFGILENIGCYGTWEPCHKLMLGHGITGVENLGGDLDKVKNKRFRFLAFPIRWHLGDGSMVRCVAEIDEDDIVPNVEPRIYKYGAM